A single genomic interval of Chrysemys picta bellii isolate R12L10 chromosome 8, ASM1138683v2, whole genome shotgun sequence harbors:
- the LOC135973047 gene encoding uncharacterized protein LOC135973047, protein MQSSPAVMAVQSGNRKRAPAWTDREVLDLIAVWGDESVLSELRSKRRNAKIYEKISKDMAERGYSRDATQCRVKIKELRQGYQKTKEANGRSGSHPQTSRFYEALHSILGAAATTTPPVTVDSEDGILSTAGSSDMLGDGEDEEGDEEGEAVGSSHNADFPDSQDLFITLTEIPYEASPAVTPDTESGEGSATPSATVSQPSLESHSQRLARIRRRKKRTREDMFSELMASSQAQAAQQTQWRENLTRMHQANMDREERWRQEDQQATQTLLGLLREQTDTLRRLVDVLQERRQEDRAPLQSISNRPPPPPSPIPTSPKVQRRRGGRVPAKSHSTPAESSSSRRLSFPKI, encoded by the exons atgcagagctctccagcagtgatggccgtgcagtctgggaatagaaagagagccccagcatggactgatcgtgaagtcttggatctcatcgctgtgtggggcgatgagtccgtgctttccgagctgcgatccaaaagaaggaatgcaaagatctacgagaagatctctaaagacatggcagagagaggatacagccgggatgcaacgcagtgccgcgtgaaaatcaaggagctgagacaaggctaccagaagaccaaagaggcaaacggacgctccggatcccatccccagacatcccgtttctacgaggcactgcattccatcctcggtgctgccgccaccactaccccaccagtgaccgtggactctgaggatgggatactgtccacggccggttcctcggacatgttaggggacggggaagatgaggaaggagatgaggagggcgaggcagtcggcagctctcacaacgctgatttccccgacagccaggatctcttcatcacccttacagagatcccctacgaagcgtccccagccgttaccccggacacagaatctggtgaaggatcagcca ccccgtctgcgactgtctcacaacctagcctggaatcacactcccagaggctagcgcggattaggcgtaggaagaagaggacacgggaggacatgttctctgagcttatggcctcttcccaagcccaggcagcacagcagacccagtggcgggagaacttgacccgaatgcaccaagccaacatggatcgggaggagaggtggcggcaggaagaccagcaggcgactcaaacgctgcttggactactgagggagcaaacggacacgctccggcgccttgtggatgttctgcaggaacggaggcaggaggacagagccccgctgcagtccatctctaaccgccctcccccgccaccaagtcccatacccacctcacccaaagtgcaaagaaggagaggcggcagagtccctgctaagtctcactccacccctgcagagagctctagtagcagaaggctctcatttcccaaaatttga